A region of Elusimicrobiota bacterium DNA encodes the following proteins:
- a CDS encoding DegT/DnrJ/EryC1/StrS family aminotransferase produces the protein MPSSLVVDARSAIEEKLASSFGRKHCVLTNRGTTSLAAAFYALDRPKGTRALFPAAMCSIPVFAAGFAGWTPAFADVNLSDANFDLGDVERVLKSGGAGAVVPVHMFGKPDDADRLEELCRRYGADLVEDAALSMGAVYRGRPVGSLGRISCLSFVRKMLPLEMGGAVLTDESGLAARVRAFVAGLPPERSSRREEVSAAMKAFHSVTGFVAAGDWARRDLLAPYGDEFRRLLLNSTSEEDWRDSIVLEELAALPEALQARRARAEVFEDGLGEALIQPLDRGGSSLFAYPVRLPGVSVEDFMAFSSNRGYTFKRIAYPDIHPVFGLRQRFPNAETVEREVIGLPLDDDQPVSAFWEYASDFRTAVEDYAKSAPSRRPFDFRGKLELRMGGG, from the coding sequence ATGCCAAGTTCCCTGGTTGTTGACGCGCGCTCCGCTATCGAGGAAAAACTGGCCTCTTCTTTCGGGCGAAAACACTGCGTTCTGACCAACCGCGGCACCACGTCCTTAGCGGCGGCGTTTTACGCCCTGGACCGCCCGAAAGGGACGCGGGCGCTTTTCCCCGCCGCCATGTGCTCGATTCCGGTTTTCGCCGCGGGCTTCGCGGGTTGGACGCCCGCCTTCGCCGACGTCAATTTGTCCGACGCCAACTTCGATCTGGGCGACGTGGAACGGGTTTTGAAATCGGGCGGCGCGGGCGCGGTGGTCCCGGTTCACATGTTCGGAAAACCCGATGACGCGGACCGCCTTGAAGAACTTTGCCGGCGTTACGGGGCCGACCTGGTGGAAGACGCGGCTCTCTCCATGGGCGCCGTCTACCGGGGGCGGCCCGTTGGGTCCTTGGGCCGGATCTCCTGCTTGAGTTTTGTGCGAAAAATGTTGCCCTTGGAAATGGGCGGAGCGGTTTTGACCGATGAGTCGGGCCTCGCCGCGCGCGTCCGGGCGTTCGTGGCCGGCCTCCCTCCCGAGCGGTCCTCTCGGCGGGAGGAGGTGTCGGCGGCCATGAAGGCTTTCCACTCGGTCACGGGGTTCGTGGCGGCGGGGGATTGGGCTCGCCGGGATCTTCTGGCCCCCTACGGGGATGAATTTCGTCGGCTCCTCCTGAACTCGACCTCGGAAGAGGATTGGCGGGATTCCATCGTTTTGGAGGAACTGGCGGCGTTGCCCGAGGCGCTTCAAGCCCGTCGGGCGCGGGCGGAGGTCTTCGAGGACGGGTTGGGGGAGGCCCTGATTCAACCCTTGGACCGCGGGGGATCCAGCCTCTTCGCCTACCCGGTTCGCCTCCCCGGGGTGAGCGTCGAAGATTTTATGGCATTTTCCTCAAATCGAGGGTATACTTTCAAACGGATCGCTTATCCCGACATCCATCCCGTTTTCGGGCTCCGCCAGCGGTTCCCGAACGCTGAAACAGTGGAGCGGGAGGTCATCGGGTTGCCCCTGGACGACGATCAACCGGTGTCGGCTTTCTGGGAATACGCCTCGGACTTTCGGACGGCGGTCGAGGACTATGCGAAGAGCGCGCCGTCTCGCCGGCCTTTTGATTTTAGAGGGAAATTGGAACTGAGAATGGGAGGTGGGTGA
- a CDS encoding ATP/GTP-binding protein → MDIDENPNGPLNAQLDLFAQPQQNKITRIIKRDGRLVAFNKLKITNAIYRAAASLGGRDRDRAESLADQVVQRIHATYPAGATPSVEDIQDSVEKVLVDNGHAKTAKAFILYRFQRARTREQKPEVAGVQDHVPYKVLWRVLSWNVDHGCHTVDSLNRQARDGGWKKLIREAERAYHDEIQHVAGLIVKRLPDLRLVIVAGPSSSGKTTTTTKISERLKARGHSFLLMNLDNYFKELSHQPKDEYGDYDFEMPAALDLDLINEHLGLLLDGKPIRMPLYNFKTGGREKETREFRLKDKEILLIDSLHGLYEGMTRNIAPESAFRFYIEALCQIKDDDGEFVRWADLRMMRRMVRDSWHRSYDPAMTVGHWHYVRKSELRYIVPYIQSVDYIFNGSLPYELPYHRARLGVDAGHCPAVQRRSQKGRRFSPRPTGGTAPRLPGPRGPRRRRAERFVASGVHWRGGLSILMGEMQKPRQKCRITPWPP, encoded by the coding sequence GTGGACATCGACGAAAACCCGAACGGACCGCTGAACGCCCAACTGGACCTTTTCGCCCAACCCCAACAAAACAAGATCACGCGCATCATCAAACGCGACGGCCGCTTGGTGGCCTTCAACAAGCTGAAGATCACCAACGCCATCTATCGGGCCGCCGCCTCTCTGGGAGGCCGGGACCGGGACCGCGCGGAATCCCTGGCCGATCAGGTGGTTCAGCGCATCCACGCCACCTACCCCGCCGGCGCCACTCCGTCCGTCGAAGACATCCAAGATTCCGTGGAAAAAGTTCTAGTGGACAACGGCCACGCCAAAACCGCCAAGGCGTTCATCCTCTACCGGTTCCAACGCGCTCGAACCAGGGAGCAAAAACCCGAAGTGGCGGGTGTGCAGGACCACGTTCCCTACAAGGTTCTCTGGCGCGTGTTGTCCTGGAACGTGGACCATGGGTGCCACACGGTGGACTCTTTGAACCGGCAAGCGCGCGACGGCGGATGGAAAAAACTGATCCGCGAGGCGGAGCGGGCCTACCACGACGAAATTCAGCACGTCGCCGGGCTCATCGTGAAACGCCTGCCGGACCTGCGCTTGGTGATCGTGGCGGGGCCCTCCAGTTCGGGCAAGACCACCACGACGACCAAAATCAGCGAGCGTCTGAAGGCCCGGGGCCACAGCTTTCTGTTGATGAACTTGGACAACTATTTCAAAGAGCTTTCGCACCAGCCCAAAGACGAATACGGCGATTACGATTTTGAGATGCCCGCCGCCCTGGACTTGGATTTGATCAACGAGCACCTGGGGCTCTTGCTGGACGGAAAACCCATCCGCATGCCCCTCTATAATTTCAAAACCGGCGGGCGGGAGAAGGAAACCCGCGAGTTTCGGCTGAAAGACAAAGAGATCCTCCTGATCGACAGCCTTCACGGGCTCTATGAGGGGATGACGCGGAACATCGCTCCGGAAAGCGCGTTTCGTTTCTATATCGAAGCGCTTTGTCAGATCAAAGACGACGACGGTGAATTCGTCCGCTGGGCGGACCTCCGCATGATGCGCCGCATGGTGCGGGACAGCTGGCACCGCAGTTACGACCCGGCCATGACGGTGGGCCACTGGCATTACGTGCGGAAGAGCGAACTTCGATACATCGTCCCCTACATCCAATCCGTGGACTACATTTTCAACGGGTCCCTGCCCTATGAGCTTCCCTACCACCGGGCCCGGCTTGGGGTTGATGCCGGACATTGTCCAGCGGTTCAAAGGCGATCCCAAAAAGGCCGACGCTTTTCTCCGCGCCCAACGGGTGGAACGGCTCCTCGCCTCCCTGGCCCCCGGGGTCCCAGACGAAGACGTGCCGAAAGATTCGTTGCTTCGGGAGTTCATTGGCGGGGGGGACTATCGATATTGATGGGAGAAATGCAAAAGCCGAGACAAAAATGTAGAATCACCCCGTGGCCGCCGTGA
- a CDS encoding ATP-dependent Clp protease adaptor ClpS has product MAAVSLHRASSAGRPETIDSSRRDFGWRTILFNCDCHSFQQVAFQLVKAIRCDFQRGLALANVVHLTGSATVFKGSRERCEAVSEVLGAIGLRVTVDQ; this is encoded by the coding sequence GTGGCCGCCGTGAGCCTCCATCGCGCGTCATCGGCCGGAAGGCCGGAGACCATCGACTCTTCCCGGCGAGATTTTGGGTGGCGGACGATTTTATTTAATTGCGACTGTCACAGTTTTCAGCAGGTGGCTTTTCAGTTGGTGAAGGCGATCCGTTGCGATTTTCAACGGGGTTTGGCCTTGGCCAACGTCGTTCATCTCACCGGAAGCGCGACCGTTTTTAAAGGGTCTCGCGAACGGTGCGAGGCGGTGAGCGAAGTGTTGGGAGCGATCGGCTTAAGGGTCACGGTCGATCAATAA
- the sppA gene encoding signal peptide peptidase SppA — protein sequence MSALSSFRVRGWILFSAYMSLIALTLWRAGGPGSSAPAPGSGSKRNALVEPFGEEGAIAVLEIQGPIALSMGGFGRDGGADGILHRLRELREDRNVKAVILRINSPGGTVASVQEIYDAVRALQKSGKKIVASFEDVAASGGYYIAAPCDRIVANPGSLVGSIGVIFHLNNIEELAKKVGVKSEVIKSGKMKDLGSATRPLTAEERKVFEGLVQSAYGQFLTAVSQGRKMPEEKLRPLADGRVFTGEQALAAGLVDVLGGFDQAVEEARKAAGIRNAKPRLILTERPWGKLLQLLQNHSSGPWDRWVRWAEPRASLEYVWE from the coding sequence ATGAGCGCTCTCTCCTCTTTTCGCGTCCGCGGTTGGATCCTCTTCAGCGCTTACATGTCCCTCATCGCCCTGACCCTGTGGCGCGCGGGCGGCCCGGGATCCTCCGCTCCGGCGCCGGGATCGGGCTCGAAAAGGAACGCTCTGGTCGAACCCTTTGGAGAGGAGGGGGCCATCGCCGTTTTGGAAATTCAGGGACCCATCGCGCTCTCCATGGGAGGGTTCGGTCGGGACGGCGGAGCCGACGGGATTCTTCACCGTCTGCGCGAACTCCGGGAAGACCGGAACGTGAAAGCGGTGATCCTTCGCATCAACTCCCCCGGGGGGACGGTGGCCTCCGTCCAAGAAATTTATGACGCGGTCCGAGCCCTTCAAAAAAGCGGAAAGAAAATTGTCGCTTCTTTTGAAGACGTCGCCGCTTCCGGCGGCTATTACATCGCGGCCCCCTGCGACCGCATCGTGGCGAACCCGGGCTCTCTGGTGGGTTCCATCGGCGTTATCTTTCACCTGAACAATATCGAGGAGCTGGCCAAGAAGGTTGGCGTCAAGTCCGAGGTCATTAAATCCGGGAAGATGAAAGACCTCGGTTCCGCCACCCGGCCCCTCACCGCGGAGGAGCGGAAAGTTTTTGAAGGACTTGTCCAAAGCGCCTACGGGCAGTTCCTGACGGCGGTTTCCCAAGGAAGAAAAATGCCGGAGGAGAAGCTCCGCCCACTGGCCGACGGCCGCGTCTTCACGGGGGAGCAGGCCCTGGCGGCGGGGTTGGTGGACGTCCTGGGCGGGTTCGACCAGGCGGTGGAGGAAGCCCGTAAAGCCGCCGGCATTCGAAACGCGAAACCCCGACTCATTCTAACGGAACGGCCCTGGGGAAAACTTTTGCAACTCCTCCAAAACCATTCATCCGGCCCCTGGGACCGATGGGTTCGCTGGGCCGAGCCCCGGGCGTCTCTTGAATATGTTTGGGAATAA
- a CDS encoding LemA family protein — protein sequence MIPVAIFLVVAGGAVCLFYAVSLYNGLVRLKNNASKAWANIDVLLKQRHDELPKLIETCKQYMKYESGTLEKIMQARAAVYSARESGNVQALGAAEGQLRGLTGSLFAVAENYPDLKSNQTFQNLQSRISSLESALSDRRELYNESANLNNARREMFPDSIVASYGNFPAFQLLSFDPAETKDVDVRAAFNS from the coding sequence ATGATTCCCGTGGCGATCTTTCTGGTGGTGGCGGGGGGGGCGGTCTGTCTTTTTTACGCGGTTTCTCTCTACAACGGATTGGTGCGGCTGAAAAACAACGCCTCGAAAGCCTGGGCGAACATCGACGTCCTCCTCAAACAGCGCCACGACGAACTGCCGAAGCTCATCGAGACCTGCAAGCAATACATGAAATACGAATCCGGCACCCTGGAGAAAATCATGCAGGCGCGGGCCGCGGTCTATTCGGCCCGGGAGTCCGGCAATGTCCAAGCCCTCGGCGCGGCCGAAGGCCAATTGCGCGGGCTGACGGGAAGTTTGTTCGCCGTGGCGGAGAACTACCCGGACCTCAAATCCAACCAAACCTTCCAGAACCTCCAATCGCGCATTTCTTCCCTGGAAAGCGCCCTGTCCGATCGGCGCGAACTCTACAACGAAAGCGCGAACTTAAACAACGCGCGCCGGGAAATGTTTCCGGATTCTATTGTGGCTTCCTATGGGAACTTTCCAGCGTTCCAACTCCTGAGCTTTGACCCGGCCGAGACGAAAGACGTCGACGTTCGGGCCGCCTTCAATTCCTGA